CCTCTTTAAATACTGATTCAAATTTAGCCAAATGCTCTCTAACTCCGGCTACGACTATCTGTCCATCACAGTTGTAATTTGCTGCGTAAATTTGCAAACCATCTTTTTGAGTGCCTACGCAAATTTCTTCGACAATTTGATCATTTAGTCCTAAAACAACCATCATAGACACATCTTTACCATTGCAAGCCTCTTGCATAAGCTTGCCTCTGATATTTACCACCTTAAGTGCATCTACAAAGTCAAATCCGCTATTTACAGCCAAGGCACTAAACTCTCCAAGAGAGTGTCCGAGGCTGAAATTTGGCTCTAAATTTAATTTTGATTTTAGAGCCAAATAGCACATTAAAGAATTTAAAACTATTGCAGGCTGAGTAAACTCACTCTGATTAATCAGCTCGTTCTCTTCAAAAAGAAGCTTCTTGAAATCTACGCTAAGAGCATCACTTGCATTATGCAAAAGCTCTTTAGCCTCATTGAAATTTTCATAAATTTCTTTGCCCATTCCAATGGCTTGAGACCCCTGACCAGGGAATATAAAAGAAAATTTCATTATAGTTTCTTAGTGATGATGTTTTCCGCAGCATCCGCCACCATCATTATGGTGGTGTTCTCCGCCACAACATCCATCTTCATCATCGTGGTGATGGTGTCCGCCACCGCAGCATCCGCCTTCTTCATGATCATGACCATGACCTCCGCAGCAGCCACCCTCTTTGTGTCCGTGTCCACTACCGCATCCGCAAGCATGTGCATGAGCTACAACACCAG
This Campylobacter sp. RM16192 DNA region includes the following protein-coding sequences:
- the fabD gene encoding ACP S-malonyltransferase, which codes for MKFSFIFPGQGSQAIGMGKEIYENFNEAKELLHNASDALSVDFKKLLFEENELINQSEFTQPAIVLNSLMCYLALKSKLNLEPNFSLGHSLGEFSALAVNSGFDFVDALKVVNIRGKLMQEACNGKDVSMMVVLGLNDQIVEEICVGTQKDGLQIYAANYNCDGQIVVAGVREHLAKFESVFKEAGAKRAMLLNMSVASHCPILSSASIGLVSHLEATLKDKFKSVISNATAKPYSSKNEALNLLKDQLVKPVLYKQSIQNSQSEIDIFVEFGSSVLKGINKKITDKPTYSITDIKSLDEFLVFLEGK